One Pseudodesulfovibrio cashew DNA window includes the following coding sequences:
- a CDS encoding FtsX-like permease family protein, which yields MVRRGLHFLLFLAVLLAASPAGADGADLLRRLSTLGDRSPGSRGAYRAAEMVEAEFRSLFPRATIGRQSFHVPVIEHQGASLTLADEGRSVELKQLRSNALSPGAVAPPGIDGPVLYVGEGRISDFNGLDVEGAVVLMDMDSGKNWNNAAMLGARALIFLGRGGDGGAAPRRLFESKLELTPVDFPTFWLSRERAKTLFGTAFLTQGPQDLGMARLTSSSAWRNVRGDNVYCMIEGGDPELAGQTVIIEAPYDSTALVAGESPGAGEALSLAALMDTAAWFRTHPPKRSVLLLASAGKGVAQAGMREFTWALVTKGKALKKRKGELERRVLEAGRVLEILRPMHGLDQSLLTPDRIDLVKRAFRAVVRDTEDELTNELMRLRLMGHGPMREPGAMGMEPGSMGMGRGRHGGRGRHQAMGMAETERQARIRQLADRRITLKRLNWVNSTVSDFPLPEKERTILSGFVDRVIRYQTAILEDASGQLGDVSSARAVRDAIGERSIAAHVSLHLSSHGDGVGGFDKGWLVNLKPDVNRTAFFRPVDTLFKGAVQQFGKENPEAASLFQDTLRPGKRAWQSYLPDRPELGGEPMALAGFPGLTLATVHDVRQAWGTPYDRPGRIDFGYAARQAALVKALLAALVEQPLDNAGKRGKNQFVTVEGRANLLRKGEIFPDRPGTGLVVLAFQWRTRNYGMVDTAGEFRIPGLANRKVSYHKAVVEAFKFNEETGLADWAIDKPKTGKAAYRIKLKRAVQATDLILFACTQTTVFDMFEPRSFKYLYRPVLIDGRTEAPPVSYWYSRLDTRSSTLGTLFLEPDTPVKLTLSDTVLEKKVLLLNADRKHPQGLGYLAKAWPTVPLTEYRAARDMWALLGPRIDSLESKGIVNERIRTLRRLGDEDLARAEKYRESRTWDKFVEAARSSLAKASRVYNDVDKTQKDVLVGVLFYVALFVPFAYCMERLFFSFVDIKKRIMAFGGFLAAIIGVVYLVHPAFQLTYSPLVVILAFFILALSLLVSLIIFFRFEREMVELQKRSAHIKLTGISPAAAFGAAFVLGVGNLKRRPVRTFLTFVTLVILTFTIMNFTTVKSVRQKGWARFSDQATYSGRLLKYFNWQDVPVEALSVVENAYSGKGVVAPRAWYDTGFTSDKSRAPLIPVTLNGRQSQARGLVGLSWREPEVSGLDRILVKGRWFSEGEREAMLLSERMAEQLGADPDDPARNTVDLWGLKIKVVGVFADDGLRNNPDLDGEPVTPIVFPNQAATQLSEVEAEALEDGEDVAAAESRYQHIPGYETIFVPAEVLLSLSTGKLKGIAVKPAPGSAEATGDLGDRFGMLLFKGVADGPDKGTSLYFATDAVSYSGMANILIPLGISILIVLNTMIGSVYERKPEIAVYTSVGLAPPHVAFLFIAEALAFAVISVVVGYLLAQGSSAFLAGTPLWEGMTANYSSTAGVAAMVLVIAVVLISALYPAKVAAQIAIPDVNKSWTMPKPEGDTLTVILPFLIKLNEMASAGGFLRRYYLAHYDVSHGSFCTDDMRCNFLDLEENTLPGGTPSVLELPDEACFTMDLRVWLAPFDFGVRQKVQLVFCPSDLYQGFRQIKVVLQREAGELKAWESLNKTFLNDLRKQLLAWRSLDDEAVGKYALDLSDHMEDADKEDEA from the coding sequence ATGGTTCGGCGCGGGCTGCATTTCCTCCTTTTCCTGGCCGTCCTGCTGGCGGCCTCTCCCGCCGGAGCGGACGGGGCCGATCTGTTGCGTCGTCTGTCCACTCTGGGCGACCGCTCTCCCGGCAGCCGGGGCGCATACCGCGCTGCGGAGATGGTCGAGGCCGAGTTCCGCTCGCTCTTTCCCCGGGCGACCATCGGGCGGCAGTCCTTCCACGTGCCGGTGATCGAGCATCAGGGAGCGTCCCTGACCCTTGCGGACGAGGGCCGTTCCGTGGAGCTCAAGCAGCTCCGCTCCAACGCCCTGTCGCCCGGCGCGGTGGCTCCTCCGGGCATCGACGGCCCGGTGCTCTATGTGGGCGAAGGCCGCATCAGTGATTTCAACGGGCTGGATGTGGAAGGGGCCGTTGTGCTCATGGACATGGACTCGGGCAAGAATTGGAACAACGCGGCCATGCTCGGCGCGCGCGCCCTGATCTTTCTAGGCCGGGGCGGAGACGGCGGGGCCGCTCCCAGGCGGCTCTTCGAGTCCAAGCTGGAGCTCACTCCGGTGGATTTCCCGACTTTCTGGCTCTCCCGCGAGCGGGCCAAGACCCTGTTCGGCACCGCGTTCCTGACCCAGGGGCCCCAGGATCTGGGCATGGCCCGGCTCACCTCGAGTTCGGCCTGGCGCAATGTTCGCGGGGACAACGTCTACTGCATGATCGAGGGTGGTGACCCGGAGTTGGCCGGGCAGACCGTGATCATCGAGGCGCCCTATGACTCCACCGCCCTGGTGGCGGGCGAATCCCCGGGCGCGGGTGAGGCACTGTCTCTGGCCGCTCTCATGGACACCGCAGCCTGGTTCCGGACCCATCCGCCCAAGCGGTCGGTACTCCTGCTGGCCTCGGCAGGCAAGGGCGTCGCCCAGGCGGGCATGCGCGAATTCACCTGGGCCCTGGTGACCAAGGGCAAGGCGCTGAAGAAGCGCAAGGGCGAGCTGGAGCGGCGGGTGCTGGAGGCCGGGCGGGTGCTCGAAATCCTGCGGCCCATGCACGGGCTGGACCAGTCCCTGCTCACCCCGGACCGCATCGATCTGGTCAAGCGGGCCTTCAGGGCCGTGGTCCGGGATACCGAGGACGAGCTGACCAACGAATTGATGCGGCTACGGCTCATGGGTCACGGCCCCATGCGAGAGCCGGGAGCCATGGGCATGGAGCCCGGCAGCATGGGCATGGGACGCGGCAGGCACGGAGGCAGGGGGCGGCATCAGGCCATGGGCATGGCCGAGACCGAGCGCCAGGCGCGCATCCGGCAGCTGGCGGACCGGCGCATCACCCTGAAGCGGCTCAACTGGGTCAACTCAACGGTTTCCGATTTTCCCCTGCCGGAAAAAGAGCGGACGATCCTTTCCGGCTTCGTGGACCGGGTCATCCGCTACCAGACAGCCATTCTCGAGGACGCCTCCGGCCAGCTCGGAGACGTCTCGTCCGCCCGGGCCGTGCGCGACGCCATTGGGGAGCGGTCCATCGCGGCCCATGTCTCCCTTCATCTTTCCAGCCACGGCGACGGGGTGGGCGGCTTCGACAAGGGGTGGCTCGTCAACCTCAAGCCGGACGTCAACCGCACCGCCTTTTTCCGGCCCGTGGACACGCTCTTCAAGGGCGCGGTCCAGCAATTCGGCAAGGAGAACCCAGAGGCGGCCTCCCTGTTCCAGGATACGCTTCGGCCCGGCAAACGCGCCTGGCAGTCCTACCTGCCCGACCGCCCGGAGCTGGGCGGCGAGCCCATGGCCCTGGCCGGGTTCCCGGGGCTGACCCTGGCTACAGTGCATGACGTACGGCAGGCCTGGGGAACGCCCTATGACCGGCCCGGCAGGATCGATTTCGGCTACGCCGCGCGTCAGGCCGCGCTGGTCAAGGCGCTCCTGGCCGCCCTGGTGGAGCAGCCCCTGGACAACGCGGGCAAGCGCGGCAAGAACCAGTTCGTCACCGTGGAGGGGCGGGCCAATCTCCTGCGCAAGGGCGAGATTTTCCCGGACCGCCCGGGCACCGGCCTGGTCGTACTCGCCTTCCAGTGGCGCACCCGCAACTACGGCATGGTGGACACCGCGGGCGAGTTCCGCATTCCGGGCCTGGCCAACAGGAAGGTCAGCTACCACAAGGCCGTGGTCGAGGCCTTCAAGTTCAACGAGGAGACCGGCCTGGCCGACTGGGCCATCGACAAGCCCAAGACCGGCAAGGCCGCCTACCGGATCAAGCTCAAGCGCGCGGTCCAGGCCACGGACCTGATCCTGTTCGCCTGCACCCAGACCACGGTGTTCGACATGTTCGAGCCGCGCTCCTTCAAATATCTCTACCGCCCGGTGCTCATCGACGGCCGCACCGAGGCTCCGCCGGTCAGCTACTGGTACAGCCGTCTGGATACCCGCAGCTCCACATTGGGCACGCTCTTTCTGGAGCCTGACACGCCGGTCAAGCTGACATTGTCCGACACCGTGCTCGAGAAGAAGGTTCTGCTGCTCAACGCAGACCGGAAGCATCCGCAGGGGCTGGGATACCTGGCCAAGGCGTGGCCCACCGTGCCTCTGACCGAGTACCGCGCCGCGCGCGACATGTGGGCGCTGCTCGGGCCGCGCATCGACAGCCTGGAGTCCAAGGGCATCGTCAACGAACGCATCCGCACCCTGCGGCGGCTGGGCGACGAGGACCTGGCTCGTGCCGAAAAGTATCGGGAGAGCCGGACGTGGGACAAGTTCGTCGAGGCGGCGCGCTCCTCCCTGGCCAAGGCCAGCCGGGTGTACAACGACGTGGACAAGACCCAGAAGGACGTGCTCGTGGGCGTGCTCTTCTACGTGGCCCTGTTCGTGCCGTTCGCCTACTGCATGGAGCGCCTCTTCTTCTCCTTCGTGGATATCAAGAAGCGCATCATGGCCTTTGGCGGCTTCCTGGCGGCCATCATCGGGGTGGTCTACCTGGTCCATCCGGCCTTCCAGCTCACCTATTCGCCGCTGGTGGTCATCCTCGCCTTCTTCATTTTGGCCCTGTCGCTGCTGGTCTCGCTGATCATCTTCTTCCGCTTCGAGCGTGAGATGGTCGAGCTGCAAAAGCGCAGCGCGCACATCAAGCTGACCGGGATCAGCCCGGCGGCCGCCTTCGGCGCGGCCTTCGTCCTCGGCGTGGGCAACCTCAAGCGGCGGCCCGTGCGCACCTTCCTGACCTTCGTCACCCTGGTCATCCTGACCTTCACCATCATGAACTTCACCACGGTGAAGTCCGTGCGTCAGAAGGGATGGGCCCGATTCAGCGACCAGGCCACCTACTCCGGACGGCTGCTCAAGTATTTCAACTGGCAGGACGTGCCGGTGGAGGCCCTCTCGGTGGTGGAAAACGCCTACTCGGGCAAGGGCGTGGTCGCGCCTCGCGCCTGGTACGACACGGGCTTCACCTCGGACAAGTCCCGCGCGCCGCTCATTCCGGTGACCCTGAACGGCAGGCAGAGCCAGGCGCGCGGTCTGGTCGGGCTCTCCTGGCGCGAACCCGAGGTCTCGGGCCTGGACCGCATCCTGGTCAAGGGCCGCTGGTTCAGCGAAGGCGAGCGGGAGGCCATGCTGCTTTCCGAGCGCATGGCCGAGCAGCTCGGTGCCGATCCCGACGATCCGGCCCGGAACACTGTCGATCTGTGGGGATTGAAGATCAAGGTGGTGGGCGTGTTCGCCGACGACGGGCTGAGGAACAACCCGGACCTGGACGGCGAGCCCGTGACCCCCATCGTCTTTCCCAACCAGGCCGCCACGCAGCTCTCCGAGGTGGAGGCCGAGGCCCTGGAAGACGGCGAGGACGTTGCCGCCGCAGAGTCCCGCTACCAGCATATCCCGGGCTACGAGACCATCTTCGTCCCGGCGGAGGTCCTGCTCTCCCTGTCCACGGGCAAGCTCAAGGGTATCGCGGTCAAGCCCGCGCCCGGCAGCGCCGAGGCCACGGGCGACCTGGGCGACCGCTTCGGCATGCTCCTGTTCAAGGGCGTGGCCGACGGGCCGGACAAGGGCACCTCCCTCTATTTCGCAACCGACGCGGTGAGCTACTCGGGCATGGCCAACATCCTGATTCCGCTGGGCATCTCCATCCTCATCGTGCTCAACACCATGATCGGCTCGGTCTACGAGCGCAAACCCGAGATCGCGGTCTACACCTCGGTGGGCCTGGCCCCGCCGCACGTGGCCTTCCTGTTCATTGCCGAGGCCCTGGCCTTCGCGGTCATCTCCGTGGTGGTGGGCTACCTGCTGGCCCAGGGGTCGTCGGCCTTCCTGGCCGGGACACCGTTGTGGGAGGGCATGACCGCCAACTATTCGTCCACTGCGGGCGTGGCAGCCATGGTGCTGGTCATCGCCGTGGTCCTTATCTCGGCCCTGTACCCGGCCAAGGTGGCGGCGCAGATCGCCATCCCGGACGTGAACAAGTCCTGGACCATGCCCAAGCCGGAGGGCGATACCCTGACCGTGATCCTGCCGTTCCTGATCAAGCTGAACGAAATGGCCAGTGCGGGCGGCTTCCTGCGCCGCTACTACCTCGCGCACTATGACGTGTCCCACGGTTCGTTCTGCACGGATGACATGCGCTGCAACTTCCTGGATCTGGAGGAGAACACGCTGCCAGGCGGAACGCCGTCCGTCCTGGAGCTGCCGGATGAGGCGTGCTTCACCATGGATCTGCGCGTCTGGCTGGCCCCGTTCGACTTCGGCGTGCGCCAGAAGGTCCAGCTCGTGTTCTGTCCCTCGGACCTGTATCAGGGATTCCGCCAGATCAAGGTGGTCCTGCAGCGCGAGGCGGGCGAGCTCAAGGCGTGGGAATCCCTGAATAAGACTTTCCTCAACGACCTGCGCAAGCAGCTCCTGGCCTGGCGTTCCCTGGATGACGAGGCCGTGGGCAAGTACGCCCTGGACCTGAGCGACCACATGGAAGACGCCGACAAGGAGGATGAGGCATGA
- a CDS encoding peptide transporter, whose product MYDDKELQEYRDLMKPPEHFEEGFDWKTIVGAVFIGFLMMPGSMYLQLVIGQGIGPAARWVTIILFAEIAKRSYTHLKQQEIFLLYYMAGAALASPFQGLLWNQYIVQSDAARMLGLTEFIPQWVAPALGSGSYLERTFLHRDWLVPILLLVGAQLVQRIDHFGLGYSLYRITSDVEKLPFPMAPVGALGTMALAESTEDRKTGWKWRVFSIGGVIGLAFGFFYVLLPALSGLLFTEPIRLIPIPWIELTQHTEDVLPAVATGIQFDLGLVFIGMVLPFWAVIGGLLGLIVTIVANPILYAHGILHRWHPGMATVETVFANNFDFYMSFGIGLGLAIGAVGVYYVFKSFHKKEGGLDFSALFNPPAGRGDINFWVSIGIYVFSTLCYIAFCVWLVPSFPWIFFVIYGFVYTPVISYITARMEGVAGQFVSLPMVREFSFIAGAKFFGYQGLEIWYAPIPIHNYGEATVQFRQIELTGTSLRGIIKAEILVFPIVMVSSLFFSQFLWQLAPIPSPEYPFAQELWHLQALNTLLMQTSTLEGNSLFFQALSGPVVLSGLGLGLVLYSVLNVLGLPVLLVYGVVRGLGQSTPHGMLLEVIGALLGRFYFLKKYGTQWRHYAPVLLAGFSCGMGLTGMFAMGCTLILKSLGRLAY is encoded by the coding sequence ATGTACGACGATAAGGAACTGCAAGAGTATCGCGACCTGATGAAGCCGCCCGAGCATTTCGAGGAGGGCTTTGACTGGAAGACGATCGTGGGGGCGGTGTTCATCGGTTTCCTGATGATGCCGGGCTCCATGTACCTGCAACTGGTCATCGGGCAGGGCATCGGCCCGGCTGCCCGGTGGGTGACGATCATCCTTTTTGCCGAGATCGCCAAGCGGTCCTATACCCATCTGAAACAACAGGAAATATTCCTGCTCTACTATATGGCAGGAGCGGCCCTGGCCTCACCGTTCCAGGGATTGTTGTGGAACCAGTACATTGTCCAGTCCGACGCGGCGCGCATGCTCGGGCTGACCGAATTCATCCCGCAATGGGTGGCCCCAGCCCTGGGCTCGGGTTCGTATCTGGAGCGGACGTTCCTGCACCGGGACTGGCTGGTGCCGATCCTGCTGCTTGTGGGCGCGCAACTGGTGCAGCGCATCGACCATTTCGGGTTGGGCTATTCGCTCTACCGGATCACATCGGACGTGGAGAAGCTGCCGTTCCCCATGGCCCCGGTGGGCGCGCTCGGCACCATGGCCCTGGCCGAGTCCACCGAGGACCGCAAGACCGGCTGGAAGTGGCGGGTTTTCTCCATCGGCGGGGTCATCGGGCTGGCCTTCGGATTTTTCTACGTGCTGCTACCGGCCCTGTCCGGGCTGCTGTTCACCGAGCCCATACGGCTCATTCCCATTCCATGGATCGAACTGACCCAGCACACCGAGGACGTGCTCCCTGCGGTCGCTACCGGCATCCAGTTCGATCTGGGGCTGGTCTTCATCGGCATGGTCCTGCCTTTCTGGGCGGTCATTGGCGGACTGCTCGGGCTGATCGTGACCATCGTGGCCAACCCGATCCTGTACGCCCACGGCATCCTGCACCGCTGGCATCCCGGCATGGCCACGGTCGAGACTGTTTTTGCCAATAACTTCGACTTTTACATGAGCTTCGGCATCGGCCTGGGTCTGGCCATCGGTGCGGTGGGCGTCTACTACGTGTTCAAGTCCTTCCACAAGAAGGAGGGCGGACTGGATTTCTCGGCGCTGTTCAACCCACCGGCCGGGCGGGGCGACATCAATTTCTGGGTTTCCATCGGCATCTACGTCTTTTCGACGCTGTGCTATATTGCCTTCTGCGTCTGGCTGGTGCCGTCGTTCCCGTGGATTTTCTTCGTGATCTACGGGTTCGTGTATACCCCGGTGATCTCGTACATCACCGCACGCATGGAGGGCGTGGCCGGCCAGTTCGTGTCCCTGCCCATGGTCCGGGAGTTCTCGTTCATCGCCGGGGCCAAGTTTTTTGGCTACCAGGGGCTGGAAATCTGGTACGCGCCCATCCCCATCCACAACTACGGCGAGGCCACGGTTCAGTTCCGGCAGATCGAGCTGACAGGCACCAGCCTGCGCGGCATCATCAAGGCCGAGATCCTCGTCTTCCCCATCGTCATGGTCTCGTCGCTGTTCTTCTCCCAGTTCCTGTGGCAGCTCGCGCCCATCCCTTCGCCAGAGTATCCCTTCGCCCAGGAGCTGTGGCATCTCCAGGCCCTGAACACGCTGCTCATGCAGACCTCGACACTCGAAGGCAATTCCCTGTTCTTCCAGGCGTTGTCCGGTCCGGTGGTGCTGTCCGGCCTGGGGCTCGGGCTGGTCCTGTATTCGGTGCTCAACGTGCTCGGCCTGCCGGTCCTGCTGGTCTACGGCGTGGTGCGCGGCCTCGGGCAGTCCACACCCCACGGCATGCTGCTGGAGGTGATCGGTGCGCTGCTCGGGCGGTTCTACTTCCTGAAGAAGTACGGCACCCAGTGGCGGCACTATGCCCCGGTCCTGCTCGCGGGCTTCTCCTGCGGCATGGGCTTGACCGGCATGTTCGCCATGGGCTGCACGCTGATTCTGAAGTCTCTGGGAAGATTGGCGTATTAA
- a CDS encoding ABC transporter ATP-binding protein: MSDEKRTIVRVVGVKKTFVMGKQKLDALKGVDLEIYAGEYISIMGPSGSGKSTLFNMIGGLDKPTDGKVFIDEVDISQLDAYELAWLRNRKIGYIFQTFNLIPVMTALENVTLPMTFAGMNADDAQDKGIELLKLVGLGERFQHKPLELSGGQQQRVAVARSLANDPAIILADEPTGNLDLTTGEEIIELLQMLSSERGVTVISATHDYKMLNVSDRVVWVRDGMVDRVEKREELDISIGGIGEKLAGRSANGKTGGNGA; this comes from the coding sequence ATGAGCGACGAGAAACGGACCATAGTCCGCGTGGTGGGCGTGAAAAAGACCTTTGTCATGGGCAAGCAGAAGCTGGACGCCCTCAAGGGCGTGGATCTGGAGATCTACGCCGGGGAGTACATCTCCATCATGGGGCCCTCGGGCTCGGGCAAATCCACCCTGTTCAACATGATCGGCGGCCTGGACAAGCCCACGGACGGCAAGGTCTTCATCGACGAGGTGGACATCTCCCAGCTCGACGCCTACGAGCTGGCCTGGCTCCGGAACCGCAAGATCGGCTACATCTTCCAGACTTTCAACCTGATCCCGGTCATGACCGCCCTGGAGAACGTGACCCTGCCCATGACCTTCGCCGGCATGAACGCGGACGACGCCCAGGACAAGGGCATCGAACTGCTCAAGCTGGTGGGGCTGGGCGAACGCTTCCAGCACAAGCCCCTGGAGCTCTCCGGCGGTCAGCAGCAGCGCGTGGCCGTGGCCCGCTCCCTGGCCAACGATCCGGCCATCATCCTGGCGGACGAGCCCACCGGCAACCTGGACCTGACCACCGGCGAGGAGATCATCGAGCTGCTCCAGATGCTCTCCAGCGAGCGCGGAGTGACTGTCATCTCTGCCACCCACGACTACAAGATGCTCAACGTTTCCGACCGTGTGGTCTGGGTCCGCGACGGTATGGTCGACCGGGTGGAGAAGCGCGAGGAGCTGGATATTTCCATCGGCGGCATCGGCGAGAAGCTCGCGGGCCGCTCCGCAAACGGCAAGACCGGCGGGAACGGGGCGTAG
- a CDS encoding DUF6785 family protein, whose protein sequence is MNGRLRMRALVTGLVLGLLLGVFTPYNNTVLHNTPLGGGHFPLAPFFIVAWLFVIDAMASRLTRRPPFFSGVELMVIWLMTVLFTAIGYAGLSETFFINITAPERFAKDAYRWTEVLTPLLPESWFPHSAQAVNTFFEGLKGGRDMSFTAVLGHIPWDVWLPVLSVWACFILGAFFVMICLMSLFGRQWVVNERVHFPLLRVPMLMGEALDQKLFLSWWTDRYLLMGLTFAGALHLLNGLHFYYPSVPEMPTLVLAGSYFPKFGLFSGFYKLKLYFIPAFVGFAFLTTRQISFSMWVFYILSGLLFGLLYVLGWQLPEAALGTTLGPDLARPEGAQTIGSYLVFFLFLVWLARHHLKETITCMLRPACHSEVVEHKGKFDITPREWDPPVWPLWGLCLGMLGLAAWCWFFGLPLAAALLLPFMFLVVMLVTSRLVCQGGLPYFTLTAAPSDALMGCFGTGFFGAAGMAATAVMQKVLFLDVREAVAPTLFHGAKIRQEAKRRNLVLAAIGVSLVLALATAFVTMLFLGYKYGLRELGLDWATRTVLANYENAQRLVDQPVGPNPWMITYAGAGAAVMALLIFCYYKFPWWPLHPLGYLAAYSGGMKILWFPFFLGWLCNHLVLHYGGTSLYNRVRYLFVGLVLGDFLMGGAYAVIGLFTGQSYNVFPL, encoded by the coding sequence ATGAACGGACGGCTGAGAATGCGGGCGCTGGTGACCGGCCTGGTGCTGGGGCTCCTCCTGGGCGTGTTCACGCCCTACAACAACACCGTCCTGCACAACACGCCCCTGGGCGGGGGACATTTTCCTCTGGCCCCATTCTTCATTGTGGCCTGGCTCTTCGTCATAGACGCCATGGCCTCGCGCCTGACCCGCCGTCCGCCGTTCTTTTCCGGGGTGGAGCTTATGGTCATCTGGCTGATGACGGTCCTGTTCACGGCCATCGGCTACGCCGGTTTGAGCGAGACCTTTTTCATCAACATCACCGCGCCCGAGCGGTTCGCCAAGGATGCCTACCGCTGGACCGAGGTCCTGACCCCGCTCCTGCCCGAGTCCTGGTTCCCCCATTCGGCCCAGGCGGTGAACACCTTCTTCGAGGGCCTCAAGGGCGGACGCGACATGTCCTTCACCGCCGTTCTCGGGCACATCCCCTGGGACGTCTGGCTGCCCGTGCTCTCAGTCTGGGCCTGCTTCATCCTGGGCGCGTTCTTCGTCATGATCTGCCTGATGTCCCTGTTCGGCCGCCAGTGGGTGGTCAATGAGCGGGTGCATTTCCCGCTGCTGCGCGTGCCCATGCTCATGGGCGAGGCCCTGGACCAGAAGCTGTTCCTGTCCTGGTGGACCGACCGCTACCTGCTCATGGGGCTGACCTTTGCCGGGGCGCTGCATCTGCTCAACGGACTTCATTTCTATTACCCGTCCGTGCCCGAGATGCCGACCCTGGTCCTTGCCGGAAGCTATTTCCCCAAGTTCGGGCTGTTCTCCGGGTTCTACAAGCTCAAGCTCTATTTCATTCCCGCCTTTGTTGGCTTCGCCTTCCTGACCACGCGGCAGATATCCTTTTCCATGTGGGTCTTCTACATCCTGTCCGGCCTGCTCTTCGGCCTGCTCTACGTGCTCGGCTGGCAGCTCCCCGAGGCCGCCCTGGGCACCACGCTCGGACCGGACCTGGCACGGCCCGAGGGTGCGCAGACCATAGGTTCCTACCTGGTCTTCTTCCTCTTCCTGGTCTGGCTGGCCCGCCATCATCTCAAGGAAACGATCACCTGCATGCTGCGCCCGGCGTGCCATTCCGAGGTGGTCGAGCACAAAGGCAAGTTCGACATCACGCCCAGGGAGTGGGACCCGCCGGTCTGGCCGCTGTGGGGGCTGTGCCTGGGCATGCTCGGGCTGGCGGCCTGGTGCTGGTTCTTCGGCCTGCCCCTTGCGGCGGCCCTGCTGCTGCCGTTCATGTTTCTGGTGGTCATGCTGGTCACCAGCCGGTTGGTCTGCCAGGGCGGGCTGCCGTACTTCACGCTTACCGCGGCTCCGTCCGACGCGCTCATGGGCTGCTTTGGCACGGGCTTTTTCGGAGCGGCAGGCATGGCCGCCACCGCCGTCATGCAGAAGGTCCTGTTCCTGGACGTGCGCGAGGCCGTTGCTCCGACCCTGTTCCACGGCGCGAAAATCCGGCAGGAGGCCAAACGGCGCAACCTGGTGCTGGCAGCCATCGGCGTCTCGCTGGTGCTGGCCCTGGCAACGGCCTTCGTGACCATGCTCTTCCTCGGCTACAAGTACGGCCTGCGTGAGCTGGGCCTGGACTGGGCCACCCGGACCGTGCTGGCCAACTACGAGAATGCGCAGCGGCTGGTGGACCAGCCCGTGGGCCCAAACCCGTGGATGATCACCTACGCGGGCGCGGGCGCGGCGGTCATGGCGCTGCTCATCTTCTGCTACTACAAATTTCCCTGGTGGCCGCTGCATCCGCTCGGCTACCTGGCCGCCTATTCGGGCGGGATGAAGATTCTCTGGTTCCCGTTTTTCCTGGGCTGGCTGTGCAACCATTTGGTGCTGCACTACGGCGGCACCAGCCTGTACAACCGGGTCCGTTACCTGTTTGTCGGCCTGGTCCTGGGGGATTTTCTCATGGGCGGGGCCTATGCAGTCATAGGCCTGTTCACGGGGCAGAGTTACAACGTGTTTCCTTTGTAG
- a CDS encoding ABC transporter permease, protein MSANGAPSATGVGGSRKSIDRLITLPFSKSLEISFKSLRVRFFRSMITVSSLVLAVSFLSFVLVNLDVAAGLLREHGQEAARILSKAGYDVDLARGAVAMSAKERWIVMLSLLVCTVGIVNAQLMSVTERFAEIGVMKCLGALDSMILKLFLLEAAMQGLLGAAIGALAGCLFSLLAGTVSFGLGALSGLSLADAAISVGLATLAGCFLSLVGVLYPALLAARMEPIKAIRAEH, encoded by the coding sequence ATGAGCGCCAACGGCGCGCCGTCCGCAACCGGTGTGGGCGGGTCGCGAAAGTCCATTGACAGGCTCATCACGCTGCCCTTCTCCAAATCCCTGGAGATCAGCTTCAAGAGCCTTCGGGTCCGGTTTTTCCGGTCGATGATCACCGTGTCCAGCCTGGTGCTGGCGGTGTCGTTCCTTTCGTTCGTGCTGGTCAACCTCGACGTGGCCGCCGGGCTGCTCCGCGAGCACGGGCAGGAAGCGGCCCGCATCCTCTCCAAGGCAGGCTACGACGTGGACCTGGCCAGGGGCGCGGTGGCCATGTCGGCCAAGGAGCGGTGGATCGTCATGCTCTCACTGCTTGTGTGCACCGTTGGCATCGTCAACGCCCAGCTCATGTCCGTGACCGAACGTTTCGCCGAGATCGGGGTCATGAAGTGCCTCGGGGCTCTGGACTCGATGATCCTCAAACTTTTTTTGCTGGAGGCGGCCATGCAGGGGCTGCTCGGCGCAGCCATCGGCGCGCTGGCCGGGTGCCTGTTCTCCCTGCTGGCCGGAACCGTCAGCTTCGGCCTGGGCGCATTGTCCGGCCTTTCACTTGCGGACGCCGCCATTTCCGTGGGGCTGGCCACCCTGGCCGGCTGTTTCCTGAGCCTGGTGGGGGTGCTGTATCCGGCGCTGCTTGCCGCGCGTATGGAGCCTATCAAGGCCATCAGGGCGGAACACTAG